The Thermoplasmata archaeon DNA segment TGGTCCGCCTTGGTCTGAGCGAGGATGTGCTGTACCATCGCCGAGCGCGCCGAACTCCCGGCCGACGAGGCCGCCGATGTGGCGGTGTGGGTTGAGGGCGCAGCCGCGCTCGCCGGACTGGCTGCCGGATGGGCATTCCCGACCACCGCAAGGCCGAAGGCCGAGATCGTCACTGCCACGACCAAAATCGTCAGAACAACTTGACGCACCGACATATCGCTCTCCCCACGCCTCCCCTATTAAAGCCCTTTCGGACGGGGAGATTCGTTGTGGAGTACGAGGTGCGGGGCCGCCCTTTGTGGACTGGGCGGTCCACGAGTGCGGGTCTCGGGGGGGAGCTCCGGTCCGTCACCCAATCGGGACCTACCACCCGGTGCCGTTCCCGTTCCCTCGTTCGACAGGCTATATATCCTGATAGTCTATATCGAAGTGCGTGCCGAGTGCAACGGGCCTCTCGATTCCAGCCTCCTTCCTGCGGTTCCGCGAACGGTTCGGTGACGAGCCGTTCTCTGTGTCGGACGCTGCCCAGGTCCTCCGAGCGAGGCCGTACCTCGAGCTCTCGCGGCTCGCCCGGCTCGGGTGGCTCTTCCGGATCGGAAGGGGTCGGTACGCCACGGTGGACCCTCTCGTTCGCCTTACGGCGGGGGTAGAAACGAATCTCCGTCCGTTCCGGTCGAAGTGCTTCTACCCGATCCTCTATCGCTCGGCGGGTGAGATCCTTCGCTTGTACTCGGGTCGTCTGCGCGCGATCGCGCTCTTCGGTTCGTGCGCCCGCGGAACCTCGGGGCCGGAAAGCGACCTGGACCTCCTCGTCCTCCTGACGGAACGGCCGATATCGGTCTACGAGGACGCGAGGGAGCGGGGCCGGCTAGACGGGTCCGCGGCTCCGCTTCTCGTGGACGAATTCGACCGGACGAAACACTACCATCGGGCCCAGGTCCTCGTCGCGACGGAGGAGGACTTCGCTCGACCGGCCCCGGTCCTCTTCGACCTTCCCCAGGAGGCCCGGATCCTGTACGACCCCGATGGGTCGCTCCGCTCGGCACTTCGCCGACTCTCTCGCCTTCTCCGCGAGAAGGGAGCCCGGCGGATTGCCCGTGCTGGCGAAGCACCGTACTGGAAGCTAGGAACGATCCTCGAGGCGACGGCTTGAATCTGAATGCCGCCCGTGGGCTCATCGAACGAGCCAGCGAATCGCTCGACGGAGCCGAATACGCCCTCCGCCGAGGACACTTTGCGAACGCAACGAGCGAGGCTCAGCGGACGGTCGAACTCTCCATAAAGGCCGCCCTCTACGCGGTCCGGGTCGAACCGCCCAGGGGACACGATATCCACGACTGGCTCCTTCGGCATCGCGATGCCTTTCCGCCGGCCGTACGGAGCGAGGTCGGCGAGTGGGCGATGGCGATGAGCGAACTCGCTCGACTTCGCGAGGCAGCGGCGTACGGAGAACCCCGCGCTGGACGCACGCCCGGCGCCATATTCTTCGATAAGCGCGAGACGGGGCGGCTTGTCGGGAGGGCTCGTTCGATTCACGAGTCGGTCTCGGGCTTCCTCGGCGCTCTTCGGTAGGTTGCGGCTAAAGTCCGGGACCCGGGCGACTTCGATCTATGACCCTGAGCAGGGGGCCCCGACTTGCTGGGGGAGGATCTCACCCGCTTCCAGGACGGCGCCGGAGCGCCCAGATCGCCACGAGCGCCAGCCCTACGATCACTGCGGCGAGAATGTAGTAACCGGTATTGCCGGAGAACCCTAGGAACCTGCTCGGGGTGGCCGACGATGGGTTCGCTACGACGTTCGAGCCCTGCACGGCAACGGTCCCCTGGCTCGCAAGAGACGGGTTTCCGGGGACCACGATCGAGTAGGAGTACGTCCCATTCGGCGCTCGGATGGTCAGCGAACCCGTCGAGGCGGTGCGAACGATGCTCGGGCCCGTCGTCGAGTTCAGGTAGACGGTCCAGGAGCCACCCGCCGGCATTCCCGAAGGACGGTTGAAGGTGATCTCGAACGTGCCCACAAACGCGATCGACGCTCCGACAGCCGCCCCCGCCACCCTCACGGTGCCGCCCGGGCTCGTTGCGTTGTACATCGCGCCGGTCGCCGCCGTGTAGGCGAATGTGCCGTTCGGCTCGGCGAGAGTGACAACGTCAGTCGTCGAGCCATAGGAGGGGCCACTCGTGACGTTCACGTACCACAGGGTTCCGGAAGGCAGGCCGAACTCGGTGAAGGTCACCGCATAAGTGAACTCGCTGAACGCGAGGGCCGCGTAGCTCACCGCCGACCCATTCACCGTGACCGATCCGGCGTAGGGCATGCTCGGCTGATGCCACCCGGGGACGCCTCCGATCGAGTAGGAGTACGTACCGTTCGGCTCGGTGAACGCGAGGGAGGACGTCGTCGAGGTGACCGTCGCTCCGTTCAACGTCACGGACCAGGAGGTCCCCGAGGGGAGCCCCGTCTGCGAGAAGGTCACCGAGTACGTCAACTGGGTGAACTCCAGCGCCGGTTCGGTCACGGCCCCTCCGGCCACCGTCACGGAACCCGCGTACGGAAGCGTCGCTTGGTGCCAGCCCGAAACGTCCCCGATGGAATACGACACTGTCCCGTTGGGCTCGGCGAACG contains these protein-coding regions:
- a CDS encoding nucleotidyltransferase domain-containing protein, whose amino-acid sequence is MPSATGLSIPASFLRFRERFGDEPFSVSDAAQVLRARPYLELSRLARLGWLFRIGRGRYATVDPLVRLTAGVETNLRPFRSKCFYPILYRSAGEILRLYSGRLRAIALFGSCARGTSGPESDLDLLVLLTERPISVYEDARERGRLDGSAAPLLVDEFDRTKHYHRAQVLVATEEDFARPAPVLFDLPQEARILYDPDGSLRSALRRLSRLLREKGARRIARAGEAPYWKLGTILEATA
- a CDS encoding HEPN domain-containing protein, with amino-acid sequence MNLNAARGLIERASESLDGAEYALRRGHFANATSEAQRTVELSIKAALYAVRVEPPRGHDIHDWLLRHRDAFPPAVRSEVGEWAMAMSELARLREAAAYGEPRAGRTPGAIFFDKRETGRLVGRARSIHESVSGFLGALR